The DNA window TGATGCGCCAGAGCCTAGAGGAATCGCGCGTCGCCTTCTCGAGATCGCTGGTCTTGGCGATCTTCTGGTTGTTGACGGCCAGGATGATGTCGCCCTTCTGGAATCCGACATTGGCCGCGGTCCCGTCATCGGTCAGATCGGTCACCACGACCCCTTCGGTGTCCGCATCCAGATGAAGTTCATCCGCCACCGCCGGCGAGATGTTCGCGACTTTTGCGCCCTGGAACGGCGAGCGCGACGTCAATACGATTTCGTTGCGGCCGGTATCGGGCGCGGTTTCCAGCAGCACGGTCAGCTTCACCGTCTTGCCGGCGCGCTGCACGTCGATCTGCGAAGTGCCGCCGAGCGGGCGGGTCGCAAAGCGGTAGTCGAACGCGTTGGGATCATCGACCGACTGCCCGTCGATCCCGACGATCAGATCGGACAGTTTCAGCCCGGCCCGCGCCGCCGGACTGTTCGGAACGACGCTGGAAACCAATGCGCCGGTCGGCAGCCGCAGACCCAGTGTCTCGGCGATCTCCGGCGTCACCGCCTGCAATCGCGCACCAAGCCAGGGCCGCTTGACGGCCTTGCCGCCGCTCTTGGCGGAGGCGACAACGACGCGCACCATGTTGGCCGGAATGGCGAAGCCGATGCCCTGCGATCCGCCGGAGCGCGAGAAGATCGCGGTATTGATGCCGGCGAGCTTGCCGGTCATGTCGACCAAAGCGCCGCCCGAATTGCCCGGGTTGATCGCCGCGTCGGTTTGAATGAAGAACTGGTAGTCGGTGATGCCGACCTGCGTGCGCGCCAGCGCCGAAATGATGCCGTGGGTCACGGTCTGCCCCACGCCGAAGGGATTGCCGATCGCAAGCACGACGTCGCCGACCTGCAATTCATCGGAATTGGCAAAGTCGAGCGTCGGGAATTTCTCGTGGGTATCTTTCAGCCGCAATACCGCGAGATCGCTGCGGGGATCCTTGAGAACGATCTCGGCCTCGAATTCCCGCTTGTCCGACAGCGATACCTTGACCTGATCGGCGCCCTCGATGACGTGGACATTGGTCACGACCAGACCGGACGGATCCACCATCACGCCCGATCCCAGCGAACGCTGCATCTGTTCCGGCTGCTGGCCGGGTACGCCGAAGAAGCGGCGAAAGATCGGATCGTCGAGCAGCGGATTGTGGTCCTGCACCACCTTGGCGGCATAGACGTTGACCACCGCCGGCTGCACATGCTGCACGATCGGCGCGTAGGATAGCCTCAGTTCCGCCGCCGACGCCGGCACACGCCGGTCCTGTGACATCGCCGGGGCCGCAGCCAGCAGGACCAGCAGTGCCGAGAAAACACGAATAGCGATCATGAAAGATTCCCAAGGGATTGACGGGGCGAATATAGGCGCCCCGGCCCGCGAATAGAAGTGATTGGAAAGCCTCGTCAAGGCCGGTCAGGGTCCGATTCGGCCGGCCCTTCGCGCCATGCAAAAACCGGGATTTCCGCGCCAGCCTTGCAATTCGGCGGATGAAACAGCACGTAGTGCCCAGACCGGCGGTGTGGGCCGGGACCAAGGAGAACCGCCCCATGAAGGCCGTCGGCTACAAGAAGTCGCTTCCGATCGACGCTGCGGATGCATTGATCGATTTCGAGACCGCAAATCCGCAACCGACCGGCCGCGACATCCGCGTCGCAGTAAAGGCGATTTCGGTCAACCCGGTCGATTACAAGGTGCGCAAGCGCGCAGCACCCCCCGAGGGTGAAACCAAGATCCTGGGCTACGACGCCGCCGGCATCGTGGACGCCGTCGGCCCCGATGTCACCCTGTTCAGGGCTGGCGATGAGGTTTTCTACGCCGGCTCGATCCAGCGCCAGGGCACCAACGCGGAATTTCATCTGGTCGACGAGCGTATCGTCGGCCGCAAGCCGAAGACGCTTTCGTTCGCGCAGGCCGCGGCCCTTCCCCTCACCTCGATCACCGCATGGGAATTGCTGTTCGACCGGCTTGGCGCGGTGCCCGGCAAGAGCGTCGATCCGCGCACGCTTTTGATCGTCGGCGGTGCCGGCGGCGTCGGCTCGATCCTGATTCA is part of the Bradyrhizobium erythrophlei genome and encodes:
- a CDS encoding DegQ family serine endoprotease, with translation MIAIRVFSALLVLLAAAPAMSQDRRVPASAAELRLSYAPIVQHVQPAVVNVYAAKVVQDHNPLLDDPIFRRFFGVPGQQPEQMQRSLGSGVMVDPSGLVVTNVHVIEGADQVKVSLSDKREFEAEIVLKDPRSDLAVLRLKDTHEKFPTLDFANSDELQVGDVVLAIGNPFGVGQTVTHGIISALARTQVGITDYQFFIQTDAAINPGNSGGALVDMTGKLAGINTAIFSRSGGSQGIGFAIPANMVRVVVASAKSGGKAVKRPWLGARLQAVTPEIAETLGLRLPTGALVSSVVPNSPAARAGLKLSDLIVGIDGQSVDDPNAFDYRFATRPLGGTSQIDVQRAGKTVKLTVLLETAPDTGRNEIVLTSRSPFQGAKVANISPAVADELHLDADTEGVVVTDLTDDGTAANVGFQKGDIILAVNNQKIAKTSDLEKATRDSSRLWRITLVRGGQQINVTLGG